From Psychroflexus torquis ATCC 700755, the proteins below share one genomic window:
- the htpG gene encoding molecular chaperone HtpG encodes MATGNINVSVENIFPLIKKFLYSDHEIFLRELISNATDATLKLNHLIRIGEAKIEAKHPKIEIKINKEDNTLHIIDEGVGMTKDEVEKYINEIAFSGAEEFLEKYKDSDSKDTGIIGHFGLGFYSAFMVANKVEIKTKSWKDEPAAHWTCEGTTKFSLEESDKTDRGTEIILHINDDEKEFLEDQRITELLVKYNKFMPISIKFGTKEKELPKAEDAKEEDEPKKVTVDNIINNPNPAWTKQPTELEDADYNSFYSELYPTQFEEPLFHIHLNVDYPFNLTGILYFPKLGNDLSAQKDKIQLYQNQVYVTDNVEGIVPEFLTMLKGVIDSPDIPLNVSRSYLQADGAVKKISSYITRKVADKLKSIFNDNREDFEKKWNDIKVVIEYGMLSEDKFFEKAQSFALYPTTDEKFYTLEELKNEISELQTDKEDKLVILYASNKDTQHSYIKRAEAKGYKVVLLDSPIVSHLIQKIEQENEQKVSFVRVDSDHVENLIKKDTEQVSKLSDEEKETVKTSFETVVPKERYTVQLEALDSDTAPVVITQPEFMRRMKEMQQSGGGGMFGMGNMPEMYNLVVNTNNPLISKILKAKEDSKKEALIKQSLDLALLSQNLLKGEELTNFVERSFKMIK; translated from the coding sequence ATGGCTACCGGTAATATTAACGTTTCAGTAGAAAACATTTTTCCACTGATTAAAAAATTCCTTTACAGCGATCACGAAATATTCCTAAGGGAATTGATTTCCAATGCAACTGACGCGACTTTAAAGCTGAATCATTTGATTAGAATTGGTGAGGCTAAAATTGAAGCCAAGCATCCTAAAATTGAAATCAAAATTAATAAAGAAGACAATACACTTCATATTATCGATGAAGGTGTAGGAATGACTAAGGATGAAGTTGAAAAATATATTAATGAAATTGCTTTTTCAGGTGCTGAAGAATTTTTAGAAAAATATAAAGATTCCGATTCGAAAGATACGGGGATTATAGGTCATTTTGGTTTAGGCTTCTATTCTGCCTTTATGGTGGCTAATAAAGTCGAGATCAAAACCAAATCTTGGAAAGACGAGCCAGCAGCCCATTGGACTTGTGAAGGGACTACTAAATTTAGCTTAGAAGAGTCTGATAAAACTGATCGCGGTACTGAAATTATTCTTCATATCAATGATGACGAAAAAGAATTTCTAGAAGACCAAAGGATCACCGAACTTCTTGTGAAGTACAATAAGTTTATGCCTATTTCCATTAAGTTTGGAACAAAGGAAAAAGAACTTCCAAAGGCTGAGGATGCTAAAGAAGAGGATGAGCCAAAAAAAGTGACTGTAGATAATATTATCAACAATCCTAATCCAGCTTGGACTAAGCAACCTACAGAACTTGAAGATGCAGATTATAATTCATTTTATAGTGAATTGTACCCAACTCAATTTGAAGAGCCTTTATTTCATATTCACTTAAACGTAGATTACCCGTTTAACTTGACAGGGATTCTCTACTTTCCAAAATTGGGTAACGACCTATCTGCACAAAAAGATAAAATTCAACTGTATCAAAATCAGGTTTATGTCACAGACAATGTAGAAGGCATCGTACCGGAATTTTTGACGATGTTGAAAGGTGTTATCGACTCACCTGACATTCCTTTAAATGTTTCTAGGTCTTATTTACAAGCAGATGGTGCTGTCAAAAAGATTTCTAGTTATATCACTAGAAAGGTTGCCGATAAGTTGAAATCCATATTCAATGATAATAGAGAAGATTTTGAAAAGAAATGGAACGACATCAAAGTAGTGATAGAATATGGAATGCTTTCTGAAGACAAGTTTTTTGAAAAAGCCCAGAGCTTCGCTTTATATCCAACTACAGATGAAAAATTCTACACCTTAGAGGAACTGAAAAATGAGATTTCAGAACTGCAAACGGATAAGGAGGATAAGCTAGTAATTCTTTATGCTTCAAATAAAGATACGCAACATAGCTATATTAAAAGAGCTGAAGCTAAAGGGTACAAAGTGGTCTTGTTAGACTCTCCTATCGTATCTCATTTAATTCAGAAAATAGAACAGGAAAACGAGCAAAAAGTTTCTTTCGTTAGAGTAGATAGTGATCACGTTGAAAACTTGATTAAAAAGGATACTGAGCAAGTGTCTAAACTTAGCGATGAAGAAAAAGAAACCGTTAAGACTAGTTTCGAAACTGTAGTTCCTAAAGAACGCTACACCGTACAGTTGGAAGCGCTAGATTCTGATACTGCTCCAGTAGTGATAACTCAGCCTGAGTTTATGCGTCGAATGAAAGAGATGCAGCAATCCGGTGGCGGAGGAATGTTTGGAATGGGAAATATGCCAGAAATGTACAATTTAGTGGTAAACACCAACAACCCATTGATCTCTAAAATTCTGAAAGCAAAAGAAGATTCTAAAAAAGAAGCTCTAATTAAGCAGAGTTTAGATTTAGCACTTCTTTCTCAGAATTTATTAAAGGGAGAAGAATTGACGAATTTCGTTGAGCGAAGCTTCAAAATGATTAAATAA
- the rplT gene encoding 50S ribosomal protein L20 gives MPRSTNSVASRARRKKIMKQAKGYFGRRKNVWTIAKNAVEKAMLYAYRDRKTKKRNFRSLWIIRINAAARLHGLSYSQFMGKVKAHNIELNRKVLADLAMNNPEAFKAVVDKVK, from the coding sequence ATGCCAAGATCAACAAATTCCGTCGCTTCCAGAGCCAGACGTAAAAAAATAATGAAGCAAGCCAAAGGTTACTTCGGACGTCGTAAAAACGTTTGGACAATAGCCAAGAATGCAGTCGAAAAAGCAATGTTATATGCTTACAGAGACCGTAAAACCAAAAAGAGAAATTTCAGATCGCTTTGGATCATTAGAATTAATGCTGCAGCAAGATTGCACGGATTATCTTACTCTCAATTTATGGGAAAAGTAAAAGCTCACAACATAGAGTTAAACAGAAAAGTTCTTGCTGATTTAGCAATGAACAATCCTGAAGCTTTTAAAGCTGTCGTAGATAAAGTAAAATAA
- the thrS gene encoding threonine--tRNA ligase: MINITLPDGSVKQFDKGSTPMNVAFSISAGLARNVISAKFNDNVVETITPLEEDGNLVLLTFKDDDGKQAFWHSTAHLLAQAITKLYPGVNLTIGPSIDKGFYYDVDPNGQSISENDFPEIEKKMLELARGKHDFQMHPVSKTEALEYYKTKNNPYKVELIENLTDGEITFCDHDDFTDLCRGGHIPNTGFIKAVKLMNIAGAYWRGDENNAQLTRIYGISFPKQKELKEYLELLEEAKKRDHRKLGKELKLFAFSQKVGLGLPLWLPKGAALRDRLEKFLKDAQENAGYQPVVSPHIGQKELYMTSGHFQKYGEDSFQPIKTPQDGEEYLLKPMNCPHHCEIYNAQTWSYRDLPQRYAEFGTVYRYEQSGELHGLTRVRGFTQDDAHIFCTPEQLDEEFKKVIDLVLYVFGSLGFENFTAQVSLRDPENPSKYIGSDENWKKAESAILNAAEEKGLTYKIVKGEAAFYGPKLDFMVKDALGRQWQLGTIQVDYNLPERFELEYKGSDNEMHRPVMIHRAPFGSLERFIAILIEHTGGNFPLWLMPEQATILSISEKYENYSKKVLSLLKKHEIRATFDNRGETMGKKIREAEMNKTPYMLIVGESEVENETVSVRKHGGEDLGQMSITSFAEIINAQIDKEIYKFEV; this comes from the coding sequence ATGATAAATATTACTTTACCTGATGGAAGCGTAAAGCAGTTTGACAAAGGATCAACACCTATGAATGTTGCTTTTAGCATAAGTGCGGGATTAGCTAGAAACGTCATTTCTGCTAAGTTTAATGATAATGTTGTCGAAACTATTACGCCGCTTGAAGAGGATGGTAATTTAGTTCTTTTAACCTTTAAGGATGATGACGGTAAGCAGGCTTTTTGGCATTCTACCGCTCATCTTTTAGCTCAGGCTATTACCAAACTATACCCAGGTGTAAATCTTACCATTGGGCCTTCGATAGATAAAGGATTTTACTACGATGTAGACCCTAATGGTCAATCAATTTCTGAAAATGATTTTCCTGAAATTGAAAAGAAGATGCTCGAACTCGCTAGAGGTAAGCATGACTTCCAGATGCATCCTGTATCGAAAACAGAAGCCTTAGAGTATTACAAAACAAAAAACAACCCTTATAAAGTTGAGCTTATAGAAAACCTCACCGACGGCGAGATTACTTTTTGTGACCACGATGATTTTACAGATTTATGTAGAGGCGGACATATTCCAAATACAGGCTTTATAAAAGCTGTTAAATTGATGAACATTGCAGGAGCTTATTGGCGAGGCGATGAAAATAATGCTCAACTGACTCGGATTTATGGAATTTCATTTCCAAAACAAAAAGAGCTTAAAGAATATCTAGAACTTCTAGAAGAGGCCAAAAAAAGAGACCATAGAAAGCTGGGGAAAGAATTGAAGTTGTTTGCATTTTCTCAAAAAGTGGGACTTGGTCTTCCTTTATGGTTACCAAAAGGGGCAGCGTTAAGAGATCGTTTGGAGAAATTTCTAAAAGATGCTCAAGAAAATGCAGGCTACCAACCGGTTGTATCACCTCATATAGGACAAAAAGAATTATATATGACTTCTGGTCATTTTCAGAAGTATGGAGAAGATAGTTTCCAGCCTATAAAGACACCTCAGGATGGAGAAGAATACCTTCTTAAGCCTATGAATTGTCCTCACCACTGTGAAATCTATAATGCACAAACTTGGAGCTATAGAGATTTACCACAAAGGTATGCGGAGTTTGGAACAGTGTATAGATATGAACAAAGTGGTGAACTACATGGGCTTACTAGAGTAAGAGGATTTACACAAGACGATGCTCATATTTTTTGCACACCAGAACAGCTGGATGAGGAATTTAAGAAAGTTATAGATTTAGTGCTTTACGTATTTGGGTCCTTGGGATTTGAAAATTTCACGGCTCAAGTCTCTTTAAGAGATCCGGAAAATCCATCAAAATATATAGGATCTGATGAAAACTGGAAAAAGGCAGAATCTGCCATATTAAATGCGGCAGAAGAGAAAGGACTAACCTATAAAATTGTAAAAGGTGAAGCTGCATTTTATGGACCTAAGCTCGATTTTATGGTCAAAGATGCTTTAGGAAGACAATGGCAACTCGGAACTATACAAGTTGACTATAATTTGCCGGAACGTTTTGAATTGGAATATAAGGGAAGTGATAATGAAATGCATAGGCCTGTGATGATTCACAGAGCACCTTTTGGGAGTCTAGAACGTTTTATAGCTATCCTAATAGAGCATACTGGCGGAAATTTTCCGCTATGGTTGATGCCTGAACAAGCTACTATCCTATCAATCAGTGAGAAATATGAAAATTATTCTAAAAAAGTTTTAAGTTTACTTAAAAAACACGAAATTCGCGCTACTTTTGATAACAGAGGAGAAACCATGGGCAAGAAAATCCGTGAGGCTGAAATGAACAAGACACCTTATATGCTCATCGTTGGTGAATCTGAGGTTGAAAATGAAACGGTTTCTGTAAGAAAACATGGAGGTGAAGACTTAGGTCAGATGTCCATTACAAGTTTCGCTGAAATTATAAATGCACAAATAGATAAAGAAATCTATAAATTTGAAGTTTAA
- the rpmI gene encoding 50S ribosomal protein L35 codes for MPKMKTKSSAKKRFKITGTGKIKRKHAFKSHILTKKSKKRKLKLTHSTLVDKADVRSIKTQLRLK; via the coding sequence ATGCCAAAGATGAAAACAAAATCGAGTGCTAAAAAGCGTTTTAAAATTACCGGTACAGGTAAAATAAAACGTAAACATGCATTCAAAAGTCACATTTTGACCAAAAAGTCAAAAAAGAGAAAATTGAAGTTAACGCATTCTACTTTAGTTGATAAAGCAGACGTACGTAGCATCAAAACTCAATTACGCTTAAAATAA
- a CDS encoding TetR family transcriptional regulator C-terminal domain-containing protein, whose product MATKPKVEKNLSKIDIITYYMDHVLEHEHIPRSVYKFAKNNKFEEKDFYKYFGNFQALREDIWESFFDNAHSLMNQNEEVANYGSREKMLTFFFTFFEILTANRSYVLYVLEENEDQLKNLKQLKGLRRNIKSFAKELIEDDNDEKSYSFLKRNESIYSEAAWIQFLFLLKFWKDDKSADFEKTDVAIEKSVNTIFDVLDNTPLEKVFDFGKFLYKETMK is encoded by the coding sequence ATGGCAACCAAACCTAAAGTTGAAAAGAACTTATCTAAGATCGACATCATAACTTATTATATGGATCATGTCTTAGAGCATGAACACATTCCTAGGTCGGTTTATAAGTTTGCTAAGAATAACAAATTTGAAGAGAAAGATTTTTATAAATACTTCGGTAATTTTCAAGCCCTAAGGGAAGATATCTGGGAATCCTTTTTTGATAATGCCCATTCCCTGATGAATCAAAATGAAGAAGTTGCTAATTATGGAAGTAGAGAGAAAATGCTCACCTTCTTTTTTACCTTCTTTGAAATTTTGACTGCTAATAGAAGTTACGTACTTTATGTTCTTGAGGAAAATGAAGATCAGCTTAAGAACTTAAAACAATTAAAAGGCTTGCGTAGAAATATCAAATCTTTTGCAAAGGAGTTGATAGAAGATGACAATGATGAGAAGTCTTACAGCTTTCTAAAACGAAATGAATCTATCTATTCTGAAGCCGCATGGATTCAATTTTTATTTCTGTTGAAATTCTGGAAAGATGATAAATCAGCAGATTTTGAAAAAACAGATGTTGCTATTGAAAAATCCGTCAACACCATTTTTGACGTACTTGATAATACCCCTCTTGAAAAGGTTTTCGATTTCGGAAAATTCCTTTACAAAGAAACAATGAAATAA
- the infC gene encoding translation initiation factor IF-3 translates to MKENPHKINDKIRAPKVRLVGENVKVDIYSLKEALAMAEEQELDLVEISPKADPPVCKVMDYKKFLYEQKKREKVLKAKTTQVVVKEIRFGPNTDDHDYEFKKKNAEKFLKDGAKLKAFVFFKGRSIVFKDKGQILLLRLAQDLEDLAKVEQMPKLEGKRMIMILAPVSKK, encoded by the coding sequence ATAAAAGAGAACCCTCATAAGATCAACGATAAAATAAGAGCTCCAAAGGTTCGTCTTGTTGGTGAGAATGTGAAAGTAGATATCTATTCCTTAAAAGAGGCTCTCGCCATGGCGGAAGAGCAGGAACTCGATTTAGTTGAAATATCTCCAAAAGCAGATCCTCCTGTTTGTAAAGTTATGGACTACAAGAAATTCTTGTATGAACAAAAGAAGCGTGAAAAAGTTCTAAAAGCAAAGACAACTCAAGTTGTTGTGAAAGAGATTCGCTTTGGTCCCAATACCGATGATCACGATTATGAATTTAAAAAGAAAAATGCAGAGAAGTTTCTCAAAGATGGAGCTAAACTGAAAGCATTTGTATTTTTTAAAGGTCGTTCCATCGTTTTTAAAGATAAGGGACAAATTTTATTACTTAGACTTGCTCAAGATTTAGAAGATCTGGCCAAAGTCGAACAAATGCCGAAACTAGAAGGGAAAAGAATGATCATGATTCTTGCTCCTGTTTCAAAAAAATAA
- a CDS encoding alpha/beta fold hydrolase, whose translation MINHSIYHHDTSQQWVTFVHGAGGSSSIWFKQLRTFRVHFNILLLDLRGHGNSKPKLQDSLNENYTFDAITDDIIEVLNLNDIEKSHFVGISLGTILIRNLAENYPNRVSSMIMGGAIMKMNVRSRFLIKVGVIFKSVVPYMILYRLFAFIIMPRKNHKKSRNLFVNEAKKLYQKEFIRWFKLTSEINPLLKFFRQKPIDIPSLYMMGEQDHLFLPAVKKISETHKEAKLFIVKNCGHVVNVEQPKVFNTQVIDFIKSLEYPNASLKLV comes from the coding sequence TTGATAAACCACTCTATATATCATCATGACACTTCCCAACAATGGGTCACTTTTGTTCATGGTGCTGGTGGAAGTTCATCTATTTGGTTTAAGCAATTAAGAACATTCCGTGTTCATTTTAATATATTACTACTTGACTTGAGGGGGCATGGGAACTCTAAACCTAAACTTCAAGATTCGCTTAATGAAAATTATACTTTTGATGCTATTACAGATGATATTATTGAGGTTTTAAACTTAAATGACATTGAGAAATCACATTTTGTAGGAATTTCTTTAGGGACTATCTTAATAAGGAATTTAGCCGAGAATTACCCTAATCGAGTCTCAAGTATGATTATGGGAGGCGCTATTATGAAAATGAATGTAAGATCTAGATTTTTAATTAAAGTAGGCGTCATCTTTAAGTCAGTTGTCCCTTACATGATTCTTTATAGATTATTTGCATTTATCATCATGCCGAGGAAAAACCATAAAAAATCAAGAAATCTCTTTGTAAATGAAGCAAAAAAACTTTATCAAAAAGAATTCATTAGATGGTTCAAGCTGACTTCTGAAATCAATCCATTATTAAAATTCTTTAGACAAAAGCCAATTGATATCCCTTCTCTGTACATGATGGGAGAACAAGACCATTTGTTTTTACCAGCGGTTAAAAAGATTTCAGAAACTCATAAGGAAGCCAAGTTATTTATAGTGAAGAACTGTGGACATGTAGTTAATGTAGAACAGCCTAAAGTATTCAATACTCAAGTGATCGACTTTATAAAAAGCCTCGAATACCCAAACGCGTCTTTGAAATTGGTTTAA
- a CDS encoding T9SS type A sorting domain-containing protein, translating into MKKIYLSITALLFAFSANAQIIVDDFEDYNLGPMEQQNPDIWRTWSDGFVEAESILVSADQQFSGSLSGFIGAGPGPQDAVLKLGNLESGDYTLEFQMYIPAGKGGYFNIQGAIPDGTVTGVFNSGNVNFNPNGVDPGLGIDEFLNAPEFDYSFDYPEGQWFKVSLFFDLDGGDVPTYQLSINGEVANETPIPFQEDTVLGGIDFFANDANCEYWIDDILFVEGTLSSVSFDSIELKAYPNPVVNVLNIKSANTIDNVSVYNLLGQTILTVSPNSLETQLDFSNLSKGSYLVEITVGNKKAVKKIIK; encoded by the coding sequence ATGAAAAAAATTTACTTATCAATTACAGCACTATTATTTGCATTTAGTGCGAATGCCCAAATCATCGTTGATGATTTTGAAGATTACAATTTAGGGCCTATGGAACAACAAAATCCTGATATCTGGAGAACTTGGTCTGATGGTTTCGTAGAAGCTGAAAGTATCTTAGTTAGTGCTGACCAACAATTTTCTGGATCACTATCTGGATTTATAGGTGCTGGGCCTGGACCACAAGATGCAGTTCTAAAATTAGGTAATTTAGAATCCGGAGATTATACTTTAGAATTCCAAATGTATATCCCAGCGGGAAAAGGTGGATATTTTAATATTCAAGGAGCAATACCAGATGGAACTGTTACAGGCGTATTTAATTCCGGTAATGTTAATTTTAATCCGAACGGAGTAGATCCTGGATTGGGAATAGATGAATTCTTAAATGCACCAGAATTTGATTACAGTTTTGATTATCCTGAAGGACAGTGGTTTAAAGTTTCACTTTTCTTCGATCTAGATGGTGGTGATGTTCCTACGTATCAACTATCTATTAACGGAGAAGTAGCAAATGAAACTCCAATACCATTTCAAGAAGATACAGTTTTAGGAGGCATTGACTTTTTTGCCAATGATGCAAATTGCGAATATTGGATTGATGATATCCTTTTTGTAGAAGGTACTCTTTCTTCAGTTAGTTTCGATTCTATTGAGCTAAAAGCTTACCCTAACCCAGTTGTAAATGTTTTGAACATTAAGTCTGCTAACACTATTGATAATGTTTCTGTTTACAACTTATTAGGACAAACTATTTTAACAGTTTCTCCTAACAGTTTAGAAACTCAGTTAGATTTTAGTAATCTTAGTAAAGGGTCTTACCTTGTTGAAATTACAGTTGGAAATAAAAAAGCTGTGAAAAAAATAATCAAATAG
- a CDS encoding helical backbone metal receptor, protein MKDQLGRGLHFETIPQRLVCLVPSLTELLVDLGLRSKLVGVTKFCVHPKDIKESAEIIGGTKNVKLDKIKALQPDFILANKEENTFEDIDLLSNELKVYVSDINNLKDLKGLISDISFLFGVAEKGRQLIEDIESQFLDFQNFIKNKPKLKVAYFIWRNPWMVVGSSTFINYMLELNNFENVYAHLQRYPEVDIKALKRVDCVLLSSEPFPFKEGHKTELPVEDRNIEIVDGEYFSWYGSRLVKAFSYFKLLRDKL, encoded by the coding sequence ATGAAAGATCAACTAGGTAGAGGACTCCATTTTGAAACTATTCCCCAACGTCTAGTTTGTCTAGTTCCAAGCTTAACAGAACTACTTGTAGATTTAGGGTTAAGGTCAAAACTAGTAGGCGTGACCAAGTTTTGTGTTCATCCAAAAGATATTAAAGAGAGTGCTGAAATTATTGGTGGTACCAAAAATGTAAAGTTGGATAAGATCAAGGCCTTACAACCTGATTTTATTTTAGCCAATAAGGAAGAAAACACTTTTGAAGATATTGACTTGTTGTCAAATGAACTCAAAGTTTATGTAAGTGACATAAATAATCTAAAAGATTTAAAAGGTTTAATTTCAGATATATCCTTTCTGTTTGGTGTCGCGGAAAAAGGACGACAGCTGATAGAAGATATTGAAAGCCAATTTCTAGATTTTCAAAATTTCATAAAGAATAAACCAAAACTTAAAGTCGCTTACTTTATCTGGAGGAATCCGTGGATGGTTGTTGGGTCTTCAACTTTTATCAATTATATGTTGGAGTTAAATAACTTTGAAAATGTTTATGCTCACCTTCAACGTTATCCTGAAGTCGATATTAAGGCTCTTAAAAGAGTAGATTGTGTTTTGCTATCCTCAGAACCATTTCCATTTAAAGAGGGCCACAAAACGGAATTACCAGTTGAAGATCGTAACATAGAAATTGTAGATGGAGAATACTTTAGTTGGTATGGTTCGAGACTTGTAAAAGCCTTTTCCTATTTTAAATTATTGAGAGACAAATTATAA